The Podospora pseudocomata strain CBS 415.72m chromosome 1 map unlocalized CBS415.72m_1, whole genome shotgun sequence genome has a segment encoding these proteins:
- a CDS encoding uncharacterized protein (EggNog:ENOG503NYPV; COG:P) — protein sequence MADLLRHHRHHAPGAGEIPVPHGPSTGDEHEHYPKSVSMDQQHAIFSYLTHPDDCYTPEGTYWADLPLKERVKFVNNVQNKEAWEEVKAIGRMMKEDPLSPVSWYWTNAVLPGAGLGLEGYVLFSIGNLEPLFRSTWPQCWGKNATECSANWVASVTYLEVIGIMVGQMAVGVIGDWIGRRWGLIQDAAIMFVGLLMITASWGLDLNGWVICYAWSLFFYGFGVGGEYPITATSSMENAVSAGKLSTREDRLHRGRKVTMAFLMQGWGQFFNQALLIILLLIFHHGDGNPPYGTTTTQWLWRVSFAIPAVGTLWLVYHRAYKMPHAGRQLAAVKKKSNVTGYDVDSLRLACNIFGGRLLATAGTWFCNDVFFYGNKLFQAQFIAVLSGPTESVMTGWIWNLYNVIVSLVGYYLASILIDNKFYGRKMMQQVGFLMCFIMFVVPAFNYEYYTSPAGIKAFQAMYFLSSFFNQFGPNSVTFLVAGEVFPTPIRASAHGFSACIGKAGALLASVLYNYIDTQTKFYVVPWFGLAGMLLTWLFLPDTTGLDLKEQERRWAYIRAGRDQDYHGIAVHPKHLSLWERLRGVGKNYNPELDRRQKIEDIREEWEGKERARAQKEAGGDATGMDDLSDDEWTDEVHHYFRNTREPSEKERAAAVTGKGGEIMMTPASISTPSSAAMTEKGDEEKPGSSSASSAR from the exons ATGGCCGACCTCCTCCgtcaccatcgtcaccacGCCCCCGGGGCGGGAGAGATCCCTGTCCCCCACggcccctccaccggcgACGAGCACGAACACTACCCCAAATCCGTCAGCATGGACCAGCAACATGCCATCTTCTCGTACCTCACCCACCCGGACGACTGCTACACCCCCGAGGGGACGTACTGGGCCGACCTCCCACTCAAGGAGCGGGTCAAGTTTGTGAACAATGTGCAGAACAAGGAGGCCTGGGAGGAAGTCAAGGCGATAGGCAGGATGATGAAGGAAGATCCGCTGAGCCCGGTGTCGTGGTACTGGACGAATGCGGTGCTGCCTGGTGCCGGGCTGGGATTGGAGGGTTATGTGTTGTTCAGTATTGGGAATTTGGAGCCGCTGTTCAGATCTACCTGGCCGCAGTGCTGGGGGAAGAACGCGACCGAGTGCAGCGCCAACTGGGTTGCTTCGGTGACGTATTTGGAGGTTATTGGTATTATGGTTGGCCAGATGGCTGTGGGGGTTATTGGAGATTGGATTGGCAGACGATGGGGGTTGATTCAGGATGCTGCGATCATGTTTGTGGGTTTGCTGATGATCACGGCGAGTTGGGGCCTGGATCTCAATGGCTGGGTTATCTGCTATGCTTGGAGTTTGTTCTTCTATG GtttcggtgttggtggtgaatatCCTATTACTGCTACTTCATCGATGGAAAACGCGGTTTCCGCCGGCAAGCTATCTACGAGAGAGGACCGTCTTCACCGCGGACGCAAGGTCACCATGGCCTTTTTGATGCAAGGTTGGGGTCAGTTTTTCAACCAGGCTTTGCTGATCATTCTCCTCCTGATTTTCCACCACGGCGACGGCAACCCGCCCTACGGCACAACGACCACCCAATGGCTTTGGCGCGTGTCGTTTGCCATCCCTGCTGTCGGTACACTATGGCTTGTGTACCACCGTGCCTACAAGATGCCGCACGCGGGCCGCCAGCTCGCagctgtcaagaagaagagcaacgTCACAGGTTACGATGTAGATTCCCTCCGCCTTGCCTGCAACATCTTTGGCGGTCGTTTGCTTGCCACGGCTGGCACATGGTTCTGCAATGACGTCTTCTTTTACGGCAACAAGCTTTTCCAGGCTCAGTTTATCGCTGTCTTGAGCGGGCCGACTGAGTCCGTCATGACTGGATGGATTTGGAACTTGTACAACGTCATTGTATCGCTTGTTGGGTACTATCTCGCCTCTATCCTCATCGACAACAAGTTCTATGGCCGCAAGATGATGCAGCAGGTCGGTTTCTTGATGTGCTTCATCATGTTCGTCGTCCCCGCCTTCAACTACGAATATTATACCTCTCCGGCCGGTATCAAGGCGTTTCAGGCCATGTACTTCCTCTCGAGTTTCTTCAACCAATTCGGTCCCAACAGCGTTACTTTCCTCGTGGCTGGTGAGGTCTTCCCTACGCCCATCCGCGCCTCTGCCCACGGCTTCAGCGCTTGCATCGGCAAGGCTGGTGCTTTGCTTGCTTCAGTTCTGTACAACTACATTGATACTCAGACAAAGTTCTATGTCGTCCCATGGTTCGGTCTCGCGGGTATGCTTCTTACCTGGCTTTTCCTTCCTGACACCACCGGCCTCGATCTTAAGGAGCAAGAGCGTCGCTGGGCCTACATCCGCGCCGGTCGCGACCAGGATTACCATGGCATTGCCGTTCACCCCAAGCACTTGTCTCTCTGGGAGCGGTTGAGAGGTGTAGGCAAGAACTACAACCCTGAGCTGGACCGCAGGCAGAAGATTGAGGACATTCgtgaggagtgggagggcaAGGAAAGAGCTCGTGCCCAGAaggaggcgggtggtgatgcgACTGGGATGGATGATTTGAGTGACGATGAGTGGACAGATGAGGTGCATCATTACTTCAGAAACACCCGGGAGCCatcggagaaggagagagctGCGGCTGTTACTGGCAAGGGTGGAGAAATCATGATGACACCGGCGAGCATTTCGACGCCTTCGAGTGCGGCCATGACCGAgaagggtgatgaggagaagcCTGGCTCTTCGTCTGCGTCGTCGGCGAGGTAG
- a CDS encoding uncharacterized protein (EggNog:ENOG503P3JK; COG:S), with amino-acid sequence MASTQKPTIVHVNGAWHTPSSMTKLITSLRALDYEVHCPRLTSVNGARPPNSSLATDSELLRSYVSSLVEAGREVVIIMHSYGGKVGTNALHGLSREARSKKGLGGGIVQLIYVCAFALAEGQSMAALIAEFGHEESMPVVFNIDEDGGLSFRDAKGPLIGDDLGESNEEEVQAYLDSLVSVWNGLCTRDTVTGPAAWKKNPVAYVYCTKDNMVPFEYQKSLVANIEKEGREVKTFVLETGHCPNVTATKQLVGVIDEVIVGAN; translated from the coding sequence atggcTTCAACTCAAAAGCCAACCATTGTGCATGTCAATGGCGCTTGGCACACACCGTCATCAATGACTAAGCTCATCACTTCCCTTCGAGCCCTCGACTACGAAGTCCATTGTCCTCGCCTGACGTCGGTGAACGGCGCACGGCCTCCCAATTCTAGCCTAGCTACTGACTCAGAGCTTCTTCGATCGTATGTCTCCAGCCTTGTTGAGGCAGGTCGCGAAGTCGTCATCATTATGCACTCATATGGAGGCAAAGTAGGCACCAACGCTCTGCATGGGCTCAGCCGTGAAGCCCGCTCAAAGAAGGGACTTGGAGGCGGCATTGTCCAACTGATCTATGTCTGTGCTTTTGCGCTAGCTGAGGGGCAATCCATGGCAGCGCTTATTGCAGAGTTCGGGCATGAAGAGTCGATGCCTGTTGTATTTAATAtcgacgaggatggcgggCTCAGTTTCCGGGATGCGAAGGGACCACTTATTGGGGATGATCTCGGCGAGTCaaacgaggaagaggtgcAAGCGTATCTCGACTCACTAGTGTCGGTTTGGAATGGACTTTGTACGAGGGATACCGTTACAGGTCCGGCTGCTTGGAAAAAAAACCCGGTTGCCTATGTCTATTGCACGAAAGACAACATGGTGCCATTTGAATACCAGAAGTCATTGGTGGCGAATATCgagaaggaagggagggaagtAAAGACGTTTGTTTTGGAAACTGGTCATTGTCCCAACGTCACGGCCACAAAGCAGCTGGTGGGCGTGATTGATGAGGTCATTGTGGGAGCAAACTGA
- a CDS encoding uncharacterized protein (COG:K; EggNog:ENOG503NZ76), translated as MGDPPATPTSASVDASPSIASSSSSNIRKERGAIAAQVRTLIPPITGQCMFSDLVFRHAIPAAVESNDAMNSVPNVAPVKSSGSNATIESPFPPNKTLVEILERLKGLDDRLLNLETKVDDLSHRGSSGPSALGFPHLQAPDYASQAGAAMIDPALTAAPFNLQHDLSRNAPVGQDQYKYVSSVHQMLGWPAVQQLFASIQARLPHVNFSSLERDGVSHMLGVHRPESQGLPSEGTMRTERSPGLLTTLTWENVRMWSQAYFDTTNLFYPILDRQSFMQETLPSLYRSGFSNSISSTIALLVFALGEVSLEGREGAPVHVYNGRASGVKGGSKAQPPGLALFNEARSRMGFDLTECSLENVQIFALASAYYGSCFYPMDFWRMTASTSLALQALITSNPGELSSPRADLIRRAFWHCSILETSLNLELGFPLTGLERMENTVGLPTFSGPFCEDDVISNQQSHFQEHFASQIVLRRLLVGFHHALSNTPMSAQLGGVPTPFTSANNSPGLSQITIQQLALQLEQWRGMLPPHLRWQEDCPGAFPSTTTDMFGGNTHTPASTPISPSMSHTSQPSSLPAVSTPAPPLMFSTDLDSPPAQYPYVLDVQVALLRSRYYYTKYLLHRPFLYKALHYPDSVTQDDALGAAECLKASLKWPVAMSPTCKHKRLVPCMFFFTQNFFGILLLLHLSTTVPLLRRIRSTLCGERFEMDARETVGLYLDWLRDLKPIDGGTAWHWEVVRAIYGLEGG; from the exons ATGGGCGACCCTCCAGCAACACCGACATCAGCCTCCGTCGATGCCAGCCCCTCGAtagcatcctcatccagtTCCAATATCAGAAAGGAGAGAGGCGCCATCGCCGCACAGGTTCGgaccctcatcccccctATCACTGGCCAGTGTATGTTCTCTGACCTTGTCTTCAGGCATGCGATACCTGCCGCAGTCGAAAGCAACGATGCGATGAACAGCGTCCCAAATGTGGCACCTGTCAAAAGTTCAGGCTCGAATGCAACTATCGAGAGCCCGTTCCCACCAA ACAAGACTCTAGTGGAGATTCTCGAACGGTTGAAGGGCCTCGATGATCGGTTGCTGAACTTGGAAACGAAAGTGGACGATTTAAGCCATCGGGGAAGCTCCGGCCCTTCCGCACTTGGCTTCCCCCATCTTCAGGCACCCGACTATGCCAGTCAGGCTGGAGCTGCGATGATTGACCCAGCGctgacagcagcaccatTTAACTTGCAGCACGATTTGTCTCGAAACGCACCGGTGGGTCAGGACCAGTACAAATATGTTTCCTCTGTTCACCAGATGCTAGGCTGGCCAGCGGTACAGCAGCTGTTTGCTTCGATCCAGGCGCGGTTGCCACACGTTAACTTCTCCTCGCTGGAGCGCGATGGAGTCTCGCACATGCTAGGAGTCCATCGCCCAGAGTCACAAGGGCTGCCTTCCGAAGGCACCATGCGCACTGAGCGTTCGCCTGGGCTTCTGACGACCTTGACCTGGGAAAACGTTCGGATGTGGAGCCAGGCTTACTTCGACACTACCAACCTCTTTTACCCTATTCTAGATCGCCAGTCCTTCATGCAGGAGACTTTGCCATCCCTTTACAGGAGCGGCTTCAGCAACTCGATATCCTCGACCATCGCCCTGCTGGTATTCGCTCTCGGGGAGGTATCGCtagaaggaagagaaggggcACCTGTGCACGTTTACAACGGACGAGCGAGTGGGGTGAAAGGGGGCTCGAAAGCGCAACCCCCTGGGCTTGCTTTGTTCAACGAGGCGAGAAGCAGAATGGGGTTTGATCTCACGGAGTGCAGTCTGGAAAACGTTCAGATATTCGCCCTCGCAAG TGCATATTATGGGAGCTGCTTCTATCCGATG GACTTTTGGAGAATGACTGCCTCCACCTCTTTGGCACTTCAGGCTCTCATAACCAG CAACCCCGGAGAGCTATCCTCACCGAGGGCGGACCTGATCAGGAGAGCATTTTGGCATTGCTCTATCTTGGAGAC TTCTCTCAATCTCGAGCTGGGGTTCCCGCTAACAGGTCttgagaggatggagaacACTGTAGGACTTCCGACTTTTAGCGGTCCTTTCTGTGAAGACGATGTCATTAGCAACCAACAGTCTCATTTCCAAGAGCATTTCGCCTCTCAGATTGTCCTGAGGCGGCTACTGGTGGGATTTCACCACGCCCTCAGCAACA caccaatgTCCGCCCAGTTAGGCGGTGTTCCCACCCCCTTTACTTCGGCAAACAACAGCCCTGGCCTTAGCCAGATTACGATCCAGCAGCTGGCCCTTCAACTGGAACAATGGCGCGGCatgctccctcctcaccttcgcTGGCAAGAGGATTGCCCAGGAGCCTTCCCCAGCACTACTACCGACATGTTCGGCGGCAACACCCACACCCCAGCCAGCACGCCCATCTCCCCGTCCATGTCTCACACCAgtcaaccatcatcactaCCAGCGGTATcgacaccagcaccaccactgaTGTTCTCCACCGATCTCGACTCCCCTCCGGCTCAATACCCCTACGTCCTCGACGTCCAAGTCGCGCTTCTCCGCTCTCGTTATTATTACACCAAatacctcctccaccgtccctTCCTCTACAAAGCTCTCCACTACCCCGACAGCGTGACCCAAGACGACGCCCTGGGCGCAGCCGAGTGCCTCAAGGCCTCGCTGAAATGGCCAGTGGCAATGTCCCCCACATGCAAGCACAAGCGGCTCGTGCCCTGTatgttcttcttcacccaGAACTTCTTTGGTATCTTGCTGTTATTGCATCTGAGCACGACGGTGCcgctgttgaggaggataagaAGCACGCTTTGCGGCGAGAGGTTTGAGATGGACgcgagggagacggtggGTTTGTATCTCGACTGGTTGAGGGACTTGAAGCCTATCGACGGGGGGACGGCGTGGCactgggaggtggtgagggctATTTATGGTCTGGAGGGGGGTTAG